A part of Roseitalea porphyridii genomic DNA contains:
- the metG gene encoding methionine--tRNA ligase, which produces MSDKFYITTAISYPNGQPHIGHAYEFIVTDALARFARLDGKDVFFLTGTDEHGIKMLQTARGEGIEVRELADRNAARFEAMTEAMSGSNDDFIRTTEDRHRRTCQAIWERMATNGDIYKDSYAGWYSVREEAYYDEDETELRDDGVRYGPQGTPVEWMEEESYFFRLSAYADKLLDHYERHPDFIGPETRRNEIVAFVRRGLKDLSVSRTTFDWGVPVPGDERHVMYVWIDALTNYLTATGWPDEHARNRFWPADVHIIGKDITRFHTIYWPAFLMSADLPLPKRVFGHGFLFNKGEKMSKSVGNVVDPFQIADHYGVDQMRYFFMREVPFGNDGNYSHDAIVQRTNADLANGLGNLAQRSLSMIAKNCDGKVPDHGALTDEDEALIGAAVPALETAREAMAVQAVHKALEAIFAVVAQADRYIDAQAPWALRKTDPERMKAVLYTMAETVRRIALMTQPFMPDASAKLLDLVAVPEDARTFADLETRLVAGTDLPKPQGVFPRYVEAENAGQGA; this is translated from the coding sequence GCAAGGACGTCTTCTTCCTGACCGGCACCGACGAGCACGGCATCAAGATGCTGCAGACCGCGCGCGGGGAGGGGATCGAGGTGCGCGAACTGGCAGACCGGAACGCGGCCCGCTTTGAGGCGATGACTGAGGCGATGTCGGGGTCGAACGACGATTTCATCCGCACGACCGAGGACCGCCACCGGCGCACCTGCCAGGCGATCTGGGAGCGGATGGCGACCAATGGTGACATCTACAAGGACAGCTATGCCGGCTGGTACTCGGTGCGCGAGGAAGCCTATTACGACGAGGACGAGACCGAGCTGCGCGACGACGGCGTGCGCTACGGCCCGCAGGGCACGCCGGTCGAATGGATGGAGGAGGAGAGTTACTTCTTCCGCCTGTCCGCCTATGCCGACAAGCTTCTCGACCATTACGAGCGCCATCCCGACTTCATCGGCCCCGAGACCCGTCGCAACGAGATCGTGGCCTTCGTCAGGCGCGGTCTGAAGGATCTGTCGGTCTCGCGGACGACCTTCGACTGGGGCGTGCCGGTGCCCGGCGACGAGCGCCACGTCATGTATGTGTGGATCGACGCGCTGACCAACTACCTGACCGCCACCGGCTGGCCGGACGAACATGCGCGCAACCGGTTCTGGCCGGCGGACGTGCACATCATCGGCAAGGACATCACGCGCTTCCACACCATCTACTGGCCCGCGTTCCTGATGTCGGCGGACCTGCCCTTGCCGAAGCGTGTGTTCGGGCACGGTTTTCTGTTCAACAAGGGCGAGAAGATGTCGAAATCGGTCGGCAACGTCGTCGACCCGTTCCAGATCGCCGACCATTACGGCGTCGACCAGATGCGCTATTTCTTCATGCGCGAGGTGCCGTTCGGCAATGACGGCAATTACAGCCACGACGCGATCGTCCAGCGCACAAACGCCGATCTGGCCAACGGACTGGGCAATCTGGCCCAGCGCTCGCTGTCGATGATCGCCAAGAACTGCGACGGCAAGGTGCCGGACCATGGCGCGCTGACCGACGAGGACGAAGCGCTGATCGGCGCGGCCGTGCCGGCGCTTGAAACGGCGCGCGAGGCGATGGCCGTGCAGGCCGTGCACAAGGCGCTCGAGGCGATCTTCGCGGTGGTCGCGCAGGCCGACCGCTATATCGACGCTCAGGCGCCCTGGGCGCTGCGCAAGACCGATCCCGAGCGGATGAAGGCCGTGCTCTACACGATGGCCGAGACGGTGCGGCGCATCGCGCTCATGACGCAGCCCTTCATGCCCGACGCGTCGGCAAAGCTGCTCGATCTGGTCGCCGTGCCGGAAGACGCGCGCACCTTTGCCGATCTGGAAACGCGACTCGTCGCCGGCACGGACCTGCCCAAGCCGCAGGGCGTTTTTCCGCGCTATGTCGAAGCGGAGAATGCCGGGCAGGGGGCCTGA